GTTTTGACTACTCCTGGCGGGAATGGGGGCGACCGGGAGAATGATCTGGATTTGCAGAAGGGATACCTGAAGATCGGTAGCGGCGGACTTGAGCTTGAAGTCGGCCGGGATGAAAACTGGTTTGGTCCGGGCAGGCGCGGGGCGGTGACGCTTACCAATAATGCGAAAAATTTCGATATCGTAAAGCTTTCAAGCCCCGAGCCGATCGATGTGCCCTGGATTAAGGAGCATCTGGGACAGGTCAAGTATTCTTTGATCTTTTCGCGGTTTGACGAGACGGGAGCGGGGGAAGATCGCCGGCAACCTTATTTTATCGGCATGAAGCTGGCGGTGAAGCCCAATTCATGGTTTGAAATCGGTGGCAACTTCGTGCGCCAAGAGGGGGGGCCGGGCCATAGCAACAAAGATACCTCGCTCAAGGATTTCATCTTTGGTGGAGGCAATACCGATGTAAGCAACACCATTGCGGGGATCGATCTCCGTTTCCGGTTGCCATGGTTGAGAAATACCGAGATATATGGCGAGTATGCCGGGGAGGATTCGGCTTCTTTCTGGCCTTTCATTGAGAGCTACGTGGCGGGAATCTATATCCCGAGATTGACGACTGACGGAAAGAATGACCTGCTGTTCGAATTCTTCTATGGAACCCCGATCCTTTATACCGATCACAACTATCCTGTCACGGGTTATACCTACCATGGAATGACGGTCGGCCATTCACAGGGGGGGGCGGCCATCGAGTTCTATCTCCGCTACAGCCACTGGTTCTCGGTGCGCAACAACCTGGCCCTGGAGTTTATCCGCACTGACCGCGGACATGAAGGGCGAGTCACGGTTGACGCTGATGGAAGGTTTGACCCGAACGGCGTGATGCAGGCTATCGAAAAGAAACATGCCGGCCGCGTTTCCTGGACCCTCCCGCTTTACGGCGATGTGGACATGAATCTGCTGTACGGCATCGAGAAGATAAAGAATGTGGACCTGGTGGCTGGAGATGACCGCACCAATCAGCTCTTTAAGATGGAATTGCGGTATAGGTATTGAGGGTGAGCGAGGGCGTGAGGGAGCGAGTAGCGAGGTAGCGAGTAGTTAGGGAGTAAGTAGCGAGTAGCGAGTAGCGAGGGTGCGAGTAGCAAGGTAGCGAGGTTTTACTATCTCACTATCTCACCATCTCGCTCCCTCGCTATTTCAAGCAAGTAGTGAGGGAGTAAATGGAGAAGCCGCATAGAAAATTGTTGGTTTGGGAGAAATCCGTTGAGCTGGCTTCGATGGTTTATCGGATAACGGACAATTTCCCTCGACATGAACAATTTGGCATTTCCAGCCAAATGCGGCGTTCAGCTGTGAGTGTCCCGTCGAATATTGCAGAGGGTGCTGCGAGAAAAGGTGGGAAAGAGTTCGCTAATTTCATCAATATTTCAAGGGGATCATTGAGTGAACTGGACACCCAGATTGAAATTGCTTCGCGAACCGGACTTCTACCCGACTCACAACGGCAGGAAATCGAGCCGCTTATGGAAGAGGTCGACCGTCTCCTTTACGGTCTTTACAGGGCGGTAGGGAGGGGTAGGGAGGGAGTAGCAAGGTAGCGAGTAGCAAGTAGCGAGTAGCGAGTAGCAAGTAGCGAGTAGCAAGTAGCGAGTAGCAAGTAGCGAGTAGCAAGTAGCGAGTAGCAAGTAGCGAGTAGCAAGTAGCAAGTAGCAAGTAGCAAGTAGCAAGTAGCAAGTAGCTCGGTCTCGCTTCCTCGCCACCTCGCCACCTCGCTCCCTCGCTCCCTCGCTCCCTCGCTATCTCGCTCCCTCGCTATCTCGCTATCTCGCTATCTCGCTATCTCGCTATCTCGTATTGTACAGAGAGAATTGAAGGAGAATATTGTTTGGCTGGAAATATTTGTTGCCAGTTGATGGGTTGGCTGGCAATATTCATTACCACTTGCGATTTGGCTAGCCCTTGTGAATGCCGGAGAATGTAAGCCATGATTGCCATGCTGAAAGAGATAATCCTGGATTTTCAGGATGTTGAGCTTGAAACTGGAGTGCCGCGCCGGGTCAAGGTTACACCGGTCGCCGGGAAGGCAACGGTCTGCATCGGTGTGCGCCGCTGTGGGAAATCAACCTTCATGTTTCAGTTCATTAAACGGTTGCTGGAAAGCGGGGTACCAAAACAGAACATTCTGTACCTGAATTTTTTTGATGACCGGCTGCACGGCCTTCAGCACTATGGCTTGGGGGCTGTCCTCGAAGCCTATTTTTCTCTTTATCCGGCGAAGAAAAATACGGAAAAGGTTTATTGCTTTTTTGATGAGATACAGGTGGTCAATGGCTGGGAATCTTTTGTGGACCGTCTGATGCGCATGGAAAAGTGCGAGGTCTTTATTACCGGTTCATCGGCGCAGATGCTGTCAAGGGAAATTGCTACCCAGATGCGGGGGCGCGCCCTCTCGTGGGAGATGTTCCCTTTCTCGTTCCGTGAGTTTCTTGACTCCAAGGGAATTGATGGCAGTGGTCCCTTTTCTACCAAGCAGCGGCTTATGGTGCAGAAGGCGTTCGAGGAATACTGGGATTCGGGCGGATTCCCGGAGGTTGTCGGCCTTGCACGGTCTTTGCGGATAATGATTCATCAGGAATATTTCAACGCGGTGCTTTTCCGTGATCTGGTGGAACGCCACGACATTTCCCATCCCCGGGCCGTGGCTGATCTGGCTCACCGGCTCGTGGACAATACATCGTCGCTATACTCGGTCAATAGTCTTACCGGCTATCTGAAGTCATTGGGCCACAATGCTCCCAAGTCGGCGGTCTCCGATTATCTCGAATGGTTCGAGGATGCCTATTTCCTGTTCACCGTGCGCATCTTTGATTGCTCCCTGGCCAGGACCAACGCCAATCCGAAGAAGATCTACTGTGTTGACCATTCACTGGTGAGCTCGGTTTCTTCGGGAATTCTGGTCAATTCCGGGCATCTTCTTGAGAATCTCGTTTTCACGGCCCTTCGCAGGGTTACCCCTGACATCTTCTATTTTAAGAGTAAAGGGGGGCGGGAGGTTGATTTCATTGCCCAGTTTCAGGGGCGCCGGCTATTGGTGCAGGTCTGCGAGTCGCTGTCTGACCGGCAGACCCGGGGGAGAGAGGTTTCTGCTCTTTCTGACGCCATGACTGAACTCAGCCTCTCCTCAGGGATTATCGTTACCCGTAACGAGGAGGAGCGGATCCAGCTGGAGTCGGGGAGTATTGATGTTGTTCCCGTTTGGCGATTCCTGCTGAATTTGCAGGAACAGGAGAGTGGTGAGTAGCAAGGGAGCGAGATAGCGAGTAGTGAAAACGTGAAGCATGATTGACCACTCCTCCTGCTATTGTTACCAAGTCTTACCGTGGGAGGTGTTCTATGGAAACGAGCAAGCTATCAAGCAAGGGACAGATAATCATTCCAAAAGCGGTGAGGGAGGCCCATCATTGGTGGGCAGGCATGGAGTTTGTGGTTGAGAGTTCCGGAGACGGTGTCATCCTCCGGCCGCGCAAGCCTTTTCCGACAACTCGCCTGGAAGATGGTGTCGGCTGTGCTGGATACGAGGAAAATTTTATGGTGAAGTGAAACCCCGCTACAGTAATGAAGATATCGGTACGGCGTGGAAAACCGTCTCGTTGATTCTGAAAGGCAGAACCTTGTCTCCTGAATAGAACAATATGCCGTGTAGAAATTTGTCCCTTGTATACTCTGCAAATATTGACAGCCCTGAAAAATCCTCCGGCTTAACGGTCATGGATGCCTTGACTTCAACTCCTATTACTTTTCCGTCGCTCCGTTCGATAACAAGATCGAGTTCGTGCCGGGCTGTATCGCGGAAGTGATAAAAGTTCACATCTTCTTCCGACCAGGTGGCGTGTTTCAGTAGTTCGCTGAAAACAAAATTTTCCACCAGACCCCCGAAAAACTGGGAGGTGTGAATCGTTTCGGATTTTTTCAACCCCAGAAGGTGACAGGCCAGACCTGTGTCGACAAAATGAAGTTTGGACATTCCTACCACGGCACGCTTGGCGCTGTTACGCATGTAAGGGTGTAACCGGCGGATTATGAACATGAGCTCAAGGATTTCCATATACCGTTTCACTGTTTTGTCGTCCTGTGACAGATCGTTGGCTATGTTGGCATACTTGATGAGATTGCCGGCCATGCCGGCCAGATTGCGGATCAGGGCCGAAAGCTTTGTGTGATAGTCTCCTTTGGCGTGATGCATGATCTCGAAGTCTTTCAGCAAGCGTCCTTCAATGTATGAAGCAAACCAGACGCTCCGTGAGCGGGGGGATTTGGCGATCGCTTCGGGATATCCTCCTTCTATAAGGAGATCCCCCAATTCTTTTCTATCCAGCGGTTTCAGTATAGTGTGCTCGAATGCGCCGCCGATGAGCCAGTCAATTGCATTGAGTGCCCCATGGTGTCGCTCCGCTTGCGATAAGGGATATAATTCAAGCCTAGCCATATGTCCCGGCAGAGATTCCTGGACCTGTGCTGAGCGAAAAATGTCGGATGATCCGGTGAGGAGAAAAATGCCTTTCTGCCCGTTGGCTGCGTCGGAAACCATCTTTATGGCACCTACCAGGTTTGGGGCCATCTGAAATTCGTCCAGCACGAGCGGTGTCGGCAGAGATGCAAGCACTCCCTGCGGGTCGCTCAGAGCAGAGGCTGCCAAGGCTGCATCATCGAGGGTGTAGTAGGCAATTCCCTGTTCCTTGGCGATTTCTCTGACGAGGGTACTTTTACCCGCCTGTCTGGGGCCGGTCAGGTACACGATGCGGAAATCGTTAAACAACTCCATGAGACGTGTTTTGATGTGCCGCTGATAAATCATGCTATTACCCCCCATGGGGTAAAATGTATTGCATAATCCGAGATTAGTAAAGACAAAATCCGAGAAAGGTGACATTAAAATCCGAGAAATTTACCGTTGAGGCTGCTCGTGGGGGATTTGTCATCGGCTTTGTGCACCCGTTTGAAAAAATGTACTAGCGTTCCGCAGCTTCCATTCGGTGGAAAAGATTTATTCATTAGCCACGGACGTACACGGACAAGTCCTTAACGCTCACTTAGCGCTTCCTCCAGCCCCTTGCGTGCCTCCTCTTCGCCGTGAACGATCCGGATGGTTCGGGGCGGCACGGGGATACCGCGTACGAAGTTGACCAGGTCCCGCTGGTCGGCGTGGGCCGAGTAGCCGCTGATGCTGTGAACTGCGGCCCGTAGGGGGTAGCTGCCGCCATCAAGTTCGATGGAGATTGTTTCGCCGGTTTCTTCCCGCGTTCCCGCCGCTTCGAGGATTTCTCTCCCCGGTGTCCCGTGGGCCTGGTAGCCGACGAAAAGGATGTCGGTGCGGGGATCGCCCATGAGGGCCTTGAGGTAGTTGACGATACGACCCCCTGCACACATGCCGCCGGCGGCGATGACAATGCAGGGGCGGGCGGTCTTTTTCAGGTAATCCACCGTGCTCCGGTGATCCGCATGACTCTCAATGACGGTCATCTGTTCGAATGACAAGGGGTGGCGCCCCAGGGAGACGGTTTCCAGCGCTTCCTGGTCCCACAGGTGGCGGAGGCGGTCGTAGACTTCGGTGATGCGGAGCGCAAGGGGGGAATCGACAATGATTTCCAGGTCGTCCCAGGGGAGTTCTTCCGCAGCTTCGTCGTTCCGGTGTTCGGCAATGAGGGCTTCGATCTCGTAGAGCAGTTCCTGGGTTCTGCCGATGCTGAAGGCCGGAATGAGGAGCGCGCCGCGGTTCTCCAGCGCCTG
The nucleotide sequence above comes from Geobacter benzoatilyticus. Encoded proteins:
- a CDS encoding capsule assembly Wzi family protein, whose product is MVKIGSILVFLVFALFGVTGRCWALASNNIPLDSPIYQYLDKLAGFDLIDTDIRGLKPYSKAEAARLLLEAESNLARKEEVIPPFAFDLIKRVRELIPREASLKKDGAAPLFDYNLFSAARLRYIYLDGEPRSYNRPAWDRSHQSAFGFIGGDLRDQPGGVVHHYGTEGTPLMENNEGVTYGDGNSAEFRWSMEGFVSDTISFLVEPQVLTTPGGNGGDRENDLDLQKGYLKIGSGGLELEVGRDENWFGPGRRGAVTLTNNAKNFDIVKLSSPEPIDVPWIKEHLGQVKYSLIFSRFDETGAGEDRRQPYFIGMKLAVKPNSWFEIGGNFVRQEGGPGHSNKDTSLKDFIFGGGNTDVSNTIAGIDLRFRLPWLRNTEIYGEYAGEDSASFWPFIESYVAGIYIPRLTTDGKNDLLFEFFYGTPILYTDHNYPVTGYTYHGMTVGHSQGGAAIEFYLRYSHWFSVRNNLALEFIRTDRGHEGRVTVDADGRFDPNGVMQAIEKKHAGRVSWTLPLYGDVDMNLLYGIEKIKNVDLVAGDDRTNQLFKMELRYRY
- a CDS encoding ATP-binding protein, whose amino-acid sequence is MIAMLKEIILDFQDVELETGVPRRVKVTPVAGKATVCIGVRRCGKSTFMFQFIKRLLESGVPKQNILYLNFFDDRLHGLQHYGLGAVLEAYFSLYPAKKNTEKVYCFFDEIQVVNGWESFVDRLMRMEKCEVFITGSSAQMLSREIATQMRGRALSWEMFPFSFREFLDSKGIDGSGPFSTKQRLMVQKAFEEYWDSGGFPEVVGLARSLRIMIHQEYFNAVLFRDLVERHDISHPRAVADLAHRLVDNTSSLYSVNSLTGYLKSLGHNAPKSAVSDYLEWFEDAYFLFTVRIFDCSLARTNANPKKIYCVDHSLVSSVSSGILVNSGHLLENLVFTALRRVTPDIFYFKSKGGREVDFIAQFQGRRLLVQVCESLSDRQTRGREVSALSDAMTELSLSSGIIVTRNEEERIQLESGSIDVVPVWRFLLNLQEQESGE
- a CDS encoding four helix bundle protein → MEKPHRKLLVWEKSVELASMVYRITDNFPRHEQFGISSQMRRSAVSVPSNIAEGAARKGGKEFANFINISRGSLSELDTQIEIASRTGLLPDSQRQEIEPLMEEVDRLLYGLYRAVGRGREGVAR
- a CDS encoding AbrB/MazE/SpoVT family DNA-binding domain-containing protein, with product METSKLSSKGQIIIPKAVREAHHWWAGMEFVVESSGDGVILRPRKPFPTTRLEDGVGCAGYEENFMVK
- a CDS encoding ATP-binding protein, giving the protein MIYQRHIKTRLMELFNDFRIVYLTGPRQAGKSTLVREIAKEQGIAYYTLDDAALAASALSDPQGVLASLPTPLVLDEFQMAPNLVGAIKMVSDAANGQKGIFLLTGSSDIFRSAQVQESLPGHMARLELYPLSQAERHHGALNAIDWLIGGAFEHTILKPLDRKELGDLLIEGGYPEAIAKSPRSRSVWFASYIEGRLLKDFEIMHHAKGDYHTKLSALIRNLAGMAGNLIKYANIANDLSQDDKTVKRYMEILELMFIIRRLHPYMRNSAKRAVVGMSKLHFVDTGLACHLLGLKKSETIHTSQFFGGLVENFVFSELLKHATWSEEDVNFYHFRDTARHELDLVIERSDGKVIGVEVKASMTVKPEDFSGLSIFAEYTRDKFLHGILFYSGDKVLPFRINETVFHAVPISSLL
- a CDS encoding MBL fold metallo-hydrolase RNA specificity domain-containing protein — encoded protein: MEIIHHGGQHGVTGSCHELVVSPDASILVDCGLFQGRDAGTGRGNEHSPFIDFPIDQIQGLVLTHVHIDHCGRIPHLLGSGFKGPIWCSEASALLLPLVLEDAVKVGITRDEELINRFITAMKKRLVPLPYGVWHKAGTWGGSDVSLRLQPAGHILGSAYAELRVNGQGAGVSDNAEKESDTVVVFSGDLGAPYTPLLPDPAPPERADILVLESTYGDRLHEGREQRKDKLRQVIIQALENRGALLIPAFSIGRTQELLYEIEALIAEHRNDEAAEELPWDDLEIIVDSPLALRITEVYDRLRHLWDQEALETVSLGRHPLSFEQMTVIESHADHRSTVDYLKKTARPCIVIAAGGMCAGGRIVNYLKALMGDPRTDILFVGYQAHGTPGREILEAAGTREETGETISIELDGGSYPLRAAVHSISGYSAHADQRDLVNFVRGIPVPPRTIRIVHGEEEARKGLEEALSER